In Azospirillum ramasamyi, the following are encoded in one genomic region:
- a CDS encoding 2-oxoglutarate dehydrogenase E1 component yields MSRPSSPLNAAGAAYLEALQERFRDDPASVDVSWRAVFQILEELGALTPASPDPGEPAAGRLLLQHEEIRQRGHAAAALDPLGRAAPAAGPAPEDAETARLRRLYQGTLTLETAHIDDPALRSWLRDAYEVAAAAPPAEARRRALSLLSAAEEFERLLGTRYPTKKRFGAEGMETLTPLLDRILAAAAAAGVTEVQVGTMHRGRLSLMANVLGKPLVELFAGIKGMHPFLSDPPVPADVPYHMGVESSLSFGEGTLALTLSPNPSHLEAINPVTLGRARARQDLVREQGGEARRVLCVLLHTDASVIGQGSVTEALQLSGVAGFTVAGTIHIIVNNQIGFTTERDEARTSLHCTGLWKAVDSPILHVNADDPDAALRAADLAVAFRQTHGRDAVIDLVGYRRNGHNEIDEPRFTQPLDYAAIDAHPPVRALYAGRLAAEGLVEEGAAEALAAGHKTRFQDALAAATDHRPNHDGFPGGRWAPFASGGSTAAEPDTGIGSDRLRALLAALAAIPDGLAVDRKVERVIRRRAEEPLDWATGEALAFATLLADGVPVRLTGQDVVRGAFSHRHFALTDAVTGKRHVSLNHLGVAQARFDVVNSPLSEYAVLGFEYGYSLERPDALVIWEAQFGDFANGAQIMIDQFIVSAEDKWRQPSGLVVLLPHGLEGQGPEHSSARPERFLQMAARDNIRIAHPSTPANYFHLLRRQMLRRDRKPLIVLSPKTLLRLPAAVSALADFAPGTGFRPVVVTAGQRATRILLCSGKLAYELERERAALGAEDVAVVRLEMLYPLPETELSALFRRWPDASCLWVQEEPENLGAWTYLDRRLEALREAAGCAEPRVACVARAEAASPAGSFHGDHDADQRRLVERAFAGVEAGLPSREEAVAE; encoded by the coding sequence ATGTCTAGGCCGTCCTCTCCGCTCAACGCCGCCGGGGCCGCCTATCTCGAAGCGCTGCAGGAGCGCTTCCGCGACGATCCCGCGTCGGTGGACGTGAGCTGGCGCGCCGTCTTCCAGATCCTGGAGGAATTGGGCGCGCTCACCCCGGCCTCGCCGGACCCCGGCGAGCCGGCGGCCGGGCGGCTGTTGCTGCAGCACGAGGAAATCCGTCAGCGCGGCCATGCCGCCGCCGCCCTCGATCCGCTGGGCCGTGCGGCGCCCGCCGCCGGCCCGGCGCCCGAGGATGCGGAGACCGCGCGGCTGCGACGGCTCTATCAGGGCACGCTGACGCTGGAAACCGCCCATATCGACGACCCGGCACTGCGGTCCTGGCTGCGCGACGCCTATGAGGTCGCCGCCGCCGCCCCGCCGGCGGAAGCGCGGCGCCGGGCGCTGTCGCTGCTGAGCGCGGCGGAGGAGTTCGAAAGGCTGCTCGGCACCCGCTACCCGACCAAGAAGCGGTTCGGCGCGGAGGGAATGGAGACGCTGACTCCGCTGCTGGACCGCATCCTCGCGGCGGCGGCGGCGGCGGGCGTCACCGAGGTGCAGGTCGGGACCATGCACCGCGGCCGGCTGAGCCTGATGGCCAATGTGCTGGGCAAGCCGCTGGTCGAGCTGTTCGCCGGCATCAAGGGGATGCATCCCTTTCTGTCCGACCCGCCGGTTCCCGCCGACGTTCCCTATCACATGGGGGTGGAAAGCAGCCTGTCCTTCGGCGAAGGAACGCTGGCGCTGACCCTGTCCCCCAACCCGTCGCATCTGGAGGCGATCAATCCGGTCACGCTGGGCCGGGCGCGGGCACGGCAGGATCTGGTCCGGGAGCAGGGCGGCGAGGCGCGGCGGGTGCTGTGCGTGCTGCTGCACACCGACGCCAGCGTGATCGGCCAGGGCAGCGTGACGGAGGCGCTGCAACTGTCCGGCGTCGCCGGCTTCACCGTCGCCGGCACCATCCATATCATCGTCAACAACCAGATCGGCTTCACCACCGAACGAGACGAGGCGCGGACCTCCCTCCATTGCACCGGCCTGTGGAAGGCGGTGGACAGCCCCATCCTGCACGTCAACGCCGACGATCCCGACGCGGCGCTGCGGGCCGCCGATCTCGCGGTCGCCTTCCGGCAGACGCACGGGCGCGATGCGGTGATCGACCTCGTCGGCTACCGCCGCAACGGCCACAACGAGATCGACGAGCCGCGCTTCACCCAGCCGCTGGACTACGCCGCGATCGACGCCCACCCGCCTGTCCGCGCGCTCTATGCCGGGCGTCTTGCCGCCGAAGGGCTGGTGGAGGAGGGCGCCGCCGAAGCGCTCGCCGCCGGGCACAAGACACGCTTCCAGGACGCGCTGGCCGCCGCCACCGATCACCGGCCGAACCATGACGGCTTCCCCGGCGGACGCTGGGCGCCGTTCGCGTCCGGCGGCTCAACGGCCGCCGAACCGGACACCGGCATCGGTTCCGACCGGCTGCGGGCCCTGCTGGCGGCGCTGGCCGCCATCCCCGACGGGCTGGCGGTCGACCGCAAGGTGGAGCGCGTCATCCGCCGCCGCGCCGAGGAGCCGCTGGACTGGGCGACCGGCGAGGCGCTGGCCTTCGCCACGCTGCTGGCCGACGGGGTGCCGGTGCGGCTGACCGGCCAGGATGTGGTTCGCGGCGCCTTCTCCCACCGGCATTTCGCCCTGACCGATGCGGTCACCGGGAAGCGCCATGTCAGCCTGAACCATCTGGGCGTCGCACAGGCCCGCTTCGACGTGGTCAACAGCCCGCTGTCGGAATATGCCGTGCTCGGCTTCGAATACGGCTACAGCCTGGAGCGGCCCGACGCGCTGGTGATCTGGGAGGCGCAGTTCGGCGATTTCGCCAACGGCGCCCAGATCATGATCGACCAGTTCATCGTCAGCGCGGAAGACAAGTGGCGCCAACCCTCGGGCCTCGTCGTCCTGCTGCCGCACGGGCTGGAAGGGCAGGGGCCGGAGCATTCCTCCGCCCGGCCGGAGCGTTTCCTCCAGATGGCGGCGCGCGACAACATCCGCATCGCGCATCCGTCCACCCCGGCGAACTACTTCCACCTGCTGCGCCGGCAGATGCTGCGGCGCGACCGGAAGCCGCTGATCGTGCTGAGCCCGAAGACGCTGCTGCGCCTGCCGGCGGCGGTGTCCGCGCTGGCCGACTTCGCGCCCGGCACCGGCTTCCGACCGGTCGTCGTCACCGCCGGCCAGCGCGCCACCCGCATCCTGCTGTGCAGCGGCAAGCTGGCTTACGAGCTGGAGCGCGAACGGGCCGCCCTGGGCGCCGAGGATGTGGCGGTGGTGCGGCTGGAGATGCTGTATCCTTTGCCCGAGACGGAGCTGTCGGCTCTGTTCCGCCGCTGGCCGGACGCGTCCTGCCTGTGGGTGCAGGAGGAGCCGGAAAACCTGGGGGCCTGGACCTATCTCGACCGCCGGCTGGAGGCATTGCGGGAGGCGGCCGGCTGCGCCGAACCGCGCGTCGCCTGCGTGGCCCGTGCCGAGGCGGCCTCTCCCGCCGGCAGCTTCCACGGCGACCATGACGCCGACCAGCGCCGGCTGGTCGAACGGGCCTTCGCCGGGGTCGAAGCCGGCTTGCCGTCCCGCGAAGAAGCGGTGGCGGAGTGA
- a CDS encoding TRAP transporter substrate-binding protein: MKRRQFFKGAAVAAGASTLAAPAIAQSEPTIRWRCVSSFPKNIDVLYGSAEVMAKNVAEATDGKFQIQVFAAGDLVPALQALDAASNDTVEMCHTASYYYVGKDPAFAFGCCLPFGLNTRQQNAWFYHGEGGKLLEEFYAGYNLKALAGGNTGSQMGGWFRNEIKSVEDLKGLKFRISGLGGQILAKLGVVAQQVGGGDIYPALERGTIDAAEFNGPYDDEKLGLYKIAPNYYYPGWWDGTSLQHFFINTNRWNALPKHYQAALTAAAALANVDSVARYDVLNPAALKRVVANGAKLRAFPQDVLQASHKAAMDLYDELSEKNPAFKKFYESYRRFQNDSNLWLQASEYAYDSATLRLTRR; the protein is encoded by the coding sequence ATGAAGCGCCGTCAATTCTTCAAGGGTGCCGCCGTCGCCGCCGGTGCCTCCACGCTTGCTGCTCCGGCCATCGCGCAGTCGGAGCCGACGATCCGCTGGCGCTGCGTGTCCAGCTTCCCGAAGAACATCGACGTGCTCTATGGCAGCGCCGAGGTGATGGCGAAGAACGTCGCCGAGGCCACCGACGGCAAGTTCCAGATCCAGGTCTTCGCCGCCGGCGATCTGGTGCCGGCGCTGCAGGCCCTGGACGCCGCCAGCAACGACACGGTGGAGATGTGCCACACCGCGTCCTACTACTATGTCGGCAAGGATCCGGCCTTCGCCTTCGGCTGCTGCCTGCCCTTCGGGCTGAACACCCGCCAGCAGAACGCCTGGTTCTATCACGGCGAGGGCGGCAAGCTGCTGGAGGAGTTCTATGCCGGCTACAATCTGAAGGCGCTTGCCGGCGGCAACACCGGCTCCCAGATGGGCGGCTGGTTCCGCAACGAGATCAAGAGCGTCGAGGATCTGAAGGGCCTGAAGTTCCGCATCTCCGGCCTGGGCGGCCAGATCCTGGCCAAGCTGGGCGTGGTGGCGCAGCAGGTCGGCGGCGGAGACATCTACCCGGCGCTGGAGCGAGGCACCATCGACGCCGCGGAGTTCAACGGCCCCTACGACGACGAGAAGCTCGGGCTCTACAAGATCGCGCCGAACTATTACTATCCGGGCTGGTGGGACGGCACCTCGCTCCAGCATTTCTTCATCAACACCAACCGCTGGAACGCCCTGCCGAAGCACTATCAGGCCGCTCTGACCGCGGCCGCGGCGCTGGCCAACGTCGACAGCGTGGCGCGCTACGACGTGCTGAATCCGGCGGCCCTGAAGCGCGTGGTCGCCAACGGCGCCAAGCTGCGCGCCTTCCCGCAGGACGTGCTGCAGGCCAGCCACAAGGCGGCGATGGATCTCTATGACGAGCTGTCGGAAAAGAACCCGGCCTTCAAGAAGTTCTACGAGAGCTACCGCCGCTTCCAGAACGACTCCAACCTGTGGCTCCAGGCATCCGAATACGCCTATGACAGCGCCACGCTCCGCCTGACCCGGCGCTGA